Proteins from one Nitrobacteraceae bacterium AZCC 2146 genomic window:
- a CDS encoding molybdopterin molybdotransferase (product_source=KO:K03750; cath_funfam=2.170.190.11,2.40.340.10,3.40.980.10,3.90.105.10; cog=COG0303; ko=KO:K03750; pfam=PF00994,PF03453,PF03454; superfamily=53218,63867,63882; tigrfam=TIGR00177), translated as MALMPVADALAAVLAGAEALPEEMVTLEAAYHRVLARDVAALRTQPPEAMSAMDGYAVRTADAVVGARLKVIGEIAAGRPFGRALQAGEALRIFTGGVVPVGADAVVIQEDTTRDGDVVIVNEAASVAKHIRPAGVDFNAGDVLLRKGQRLTDRDLALAAGMNHPDLPVRRRPVIAVLATGDELVMPGAIPGPGQIVLSNGFALRALARAEGADVIDLGIAADTLEATNAGIQRAIEAGADILVTTGGASVGDHDLVKQSLEAAGVTMAFWRIAMRPGKPMMHGQRGAMRVVGLPGNPVSSYVCAFLFMVPLIRALSGRADVNHAIESAVLGRDLGANDQREDYLRAILTRRDDGTLIATAVTKQDSSLLGNLAAAQGLLIRKPFAAAATIGSACEIMRLPV; from the coding sequence ATGGCCTTGATGCCGGTTGCCGACGCGTTGGCCGCGGTTCTTGCCGGCGCGGAAGCCTTGCCAGAAGAAATGGTGACGCTGGAAGCGGCGTATCACCGCGTGCTGGCGCGCGACGTCGCGGCCCTGCGGACGCAGCCGCCGGAAGCGATGTCGGCAATGGATGGCTATGCGGTCCGCACCGCCGATGCGGTGGTTGGCGCGCGGCTCAAGGTGATCGGCGAGATCGCCGCCGGCCGGCCGTTCGGCCGCGCGCTGCAGGCCGGCGAGGCGCTGCGGATCTTCACCGGCGGTGTGGTGCCTGTGGGCGCCGACGCCGTGGTGATCCAGGAGGACACCACGCGGGATGGCGATGTGGTGATCGTCAACGAAGCCGCCAGCGTTGCCAAACATATCCGCCCGGCCGGTGTCGACTTCAACGCCGGCGACGTGCTGCTGCGCAAGGGCCAGCGCCTCACCGACCGCGACCTCGCGCTCGCCGCCGGGATGAATCATCCTGACCTGCCGGTACGCCGCCGCCCGGTGATCGCCGTGCTCGCCACCGGCGACGAGTTGGTGATGCCCGGCGCGATCCCCGGCCCCGGCCAGATCGTGCTCTCGAACGGCTTTGCGCTGCGCGCACTGGCCCGTGCCGAAGGCGCCGACGTGATCGATCTCGGCATTGCCGCCGACACGCTGGAGGCCACCAATGCCGGCATCCAGCGTGCCATCGAAGCCGGCGCCGATATCCTCGTTACCACCGGCGGCGCTTCCGTGGGCGATCATGACCTCGTCAAGCAGTCGCTGGAGGCCGCCGGTGTCACCATGGCGTTCTGGCGGATCGCGATGCGGCCCGGCAAGCCGATGATGCACGGCCAGCGCGGCGCGATGCGCGTGGTCGGCCTGCCCGGCAATCCCGTGTCGTCCTATGTCTGCGCCTTCCTGTTCATGGTGCCGTTGATTCGCGCGCTGTCGGGCCGCGCTGACGTGAATCATGCCATCGAATCGGCCGTGCTCGGCCGCGATCTCGGCGCCAACGACCAGCGCGAGGATTATTTGCGTGCGATCCTGACGCGGCGCGACGACGGCACGTTGATAGCAACTGCGGTGACCAAGCAGGATAGTTCGCTGTTGGGAAATCTCGCAGCGGCACAGGGACTTCTGATCCGCAAGCCGTTCGCGGCGGCGGCGACAATCGGCTCGGCCTGCGAGATCATGCGGCTACCGGTCTGA
- a CDS encoding repressor LexA (product_source=KO:K01356; cath_funfam=1.10.10.10,2.10.109.10; cog=COG1974; ko=KO:K01356; pfam=PF00717,PF01726; superfamily=46785,51306; tigrfam=TIGR00498), with translation MLTRKQYELLRFIDQRLKEAGVPPSFDEMKDALDLRSKSGIHRLITALEERGFIRRLPNRARAIEVIKLPELGVSAAAATGRRGFTPSVIEGTLGKVRPPSGNGNGDIEDDSRRSVSVPVMGRIAAGTPIEALQTRSHTISVPPDMLGSGEHYALEVRGDSMVDAGILDGDMALIQKNETADTGDIVVALIDEEEATLKRFRRRGASIALEPANTAYEVRILPPNRVRIQGKLVGLYRRY, from the coding sequence ATGCTCACGCGCAAACAGTATGAACTTCTGCGATTCATCGATCAAAGGCTGAAGGAAGCCGGCGTGCCGCCCTCCTTCGACGAAATGAAGGATGCGCTCGATCTGCGCTCCAAATCCGGCATCCACCGCCTGATCACCGCGCTGGAAGAGCGCGGCTTCATCCGCCGGCTGCCGAACCGCGCCCGTGCCATCGAGGTTATCAAGCTGCCTGAGCTCGGCGTCAGCGCCGCCGCCGCCACCGGCCGCCGCGGCTTCACCCCCAGCGTCATCGAAGGCACGCTCGGTAAGGTCCGCCCGCCGTCCGGCAACGGTAACGGCGACATCGAGGACGACAGCCGCCGTTCGGTCTCCGTCCCCGTGATGGGCCGCATCGCAGCGGGCACGCCGATCGAGGCGCTGCAGACCCGCAGCCATACCATCAGCGTGCCGCCGGATATGCTCGGCTCCGGCGAACACTACGCCCTCGAAGTGCGCGGCGACTCCATGGTCGATGCCGGCATCCTCGATGGCGACATGGCGCTGATCCAGAAGAACGAGACCGCCGACACCGGCGACATCGTGGTGGCGCTGATCGACGAGGAGGAAGCCACGCTGAAGCGCTTCCGCCGCCGCGGCGCTTCCATCGCGCTGGAGCCCGCCAACACCGCTTACGAAGTCCGCATCCTGCCGCCAAACCGGGTCCGGATTCAGGGCAAGCTGGTCGGGCTGTATCGCCGCTACTGA
- a CDS encoding competence protein ComEC (product_source=KO:K02238; cog=COG0658; ko=KO:K02238; pfam=PF03772,PF13567; tigrfam=TIGR00360; transmembrane_helix_parts=Inside_1_76,TMhelix_77_96,Outside_97_100,TMhelix_101_120,Inside_121_298,TMhelix_299_321,Outside_322_335,TMhelix_336_358,Inside_359_377,TMhelix_378_400,Outside_401_403,TMhelix_404_426,Inside_427_444,TMhelix_445_467,Outside_468_476,TMhelix_477_499,Inside_500_505,TMhelix_506_528,Outside_529_531,TMhelix_532_554,Inside_555_560,TMhelix_561_579,Outside_580_758), with protein MANRGRDSRPRTQAGTWPPQATPVAGVSRPGLGIWPPLIATLQAWARAEAGPGRLLPWVPVAFGTGIALYFAAEHEPVAWVTAVTAGALCVAAFLSRRQSWFPLAVMIAAVAAGFAVASLKTARIAHGVLARPVYSVSLSGFVETHEERERTDRFVLRVAQMESPRAAIKLERVRLSVKKGTAPAVGSFVELKARLQPPLSPLRPGSYDFGRDLYFQGIGASGFVMGAIKAVDPPTKAGLALRYAATMQGLRDAIDARIRTTLSGDSRAIATALLTGRRDAISAPVNDAMFISGLGHVLSISGYHMAVVAGVVFFAVRALLALIPSLTVTFPIKKWSAAAALLAALFYLLLSGAEVATQRSFFMTAVVLIAVMVDRRAVTFRTLAVAAMIVMVMAPEALVHPSFQMSFAATLGLVALVQVGMPILFASPDHSATARAALWGGREIAMLALASLVAGLATTPYAAFHFHRVTPYGVVANLLAMPVVSVLVMPAGLLGLAAMPFGFDAVFWRLMDVGIQWMIVVTQWVAALPGAIGRMAAFGAGPLIAATAGIILLGLLRTPLRFAGVAVVVVSVAWALLVRQPDVLIAGDGHSVAVRGRDGQLHLMRSAKDSFLLKEWLAADADARLPTDTSLSDGVSCDETGCVTQLADGAFVALALRPDAFSDDCARAAVIVTSKQAPGDCKALVIDAEKLQKMGAMGLRRTGDGFVAEAIRPRGLDRPWSPAVPDAPEPEAGVGRSAISRPVDATPTEADVQGDEQ; from the coding sequence ATGGCGAACCGGGGCAGGGACAGCAGACCGCGCACGCAGGCCGGCACATGGCCGCCGCAGGCGACGCCGGTGGCTGGCGTCTCAAGGCCAGGCTTGGGCATCTGGCCTCCGCTGATCGCGACGTTGCAGGCATGGGCGCGCGCCGAAGCCGGACCCGGCCGGCTGCTGCCATGGGTGCCCGTCGCGTTTGGTACCGGGATCGCGCTTTATTTTGCCGCTGAGCACGAGCCGGTGGCCTGGGTCACGGCTGTGACGGCAGGCGCGCTATGTGTCGCTGCGTTTCTATCCCGGCGGCAAAGCTGGTTTCCGCTGGCGGTGATGATTGCCGCAGTTGCCGCCGGCTTTGCCGTAGCGTCGCTGAAGACGGCGCGCATTGCGCACGGCGTGCTGGCGCGACCTGTCTATTCGGTGTCGCTAAGCGGCTTTGTCGAGACTCATGAAGAACGCGAACGCACCGATCGTTTTGTCCTGCGCGTCGCGCAGATGGAGAGCCCGCGCGCGGCGATCAAGCTGGAGCGTGTGCGGCTGTCGGTGAAGAAGGGGACGGCGCCGGCGGTCGGCAGCTTTGTCGAACTGAAGGCGCGGCTGCAGCCGCCGCTGTCGCCGCTGCGGCCGGGAAGTTACGATTTCGGCCGCGACCTTTATTTTCAGGGTATTGGCGCATCGGGCTTCGTGATGGGCGCGATCAAGGCGGTCGATCCGCCGACCAAGGCGGGCCTTGCGCTGCGCTACGCCGCGACCATGCAGGGTCTTCGCGATGCCATCGATGCACGAATCCGCACCACGCTGAGCGGCGATTCCCGCGCCATCGCCACGGCGCTGCTGACTGGGCGGCGCGATGCGATTTCCGCGCCGGTGAACGATGCGATGTTCATTTCCGGATTGGGCCATGTGCTGTCGATCTCCGGCTATCACATGGCCGTCGTCGCCGGCGTGGTGTTCTTCGCGGTGCGCGCGCTGCTGGCGCTGATCCCGTCGCTGACGGTGACGTTTCCGATCAAGAAATGGTCGGCGGCCGCGGCGCTCCTGGCGGCGCTGTTCTATCTGCTGCTGTCCGGCGCGGAGGTGGCGACGCAGCGCTCGTTCTTCATGACGGCAGTGGTGCTGATTGCCGTGATGGTGGATCGTCGCGCGGTGACGTTTCGCACGCTGGCCGTGGCGGCGATGATCGTGATGGTGATGGCGCCGGAAGCTTTGGTGCATCCGAGCTTTCAAATGTCGTTCGCCGCGACGCTGGGCTTGGTGGCGCTGGTGCAGGTCGGGATGCCGATCCTGTTCGCCTCGCCGGATCATTCCGCCACCGCGCGCGCCGCACTCTGGGGCGGCCGCGAGATCGCGATGCTGGCGCTGGCGTCATTGGTGGCAGGACTGGCGACGACGCCTTACGCGGCATTTCATTTTCATCGGGTGACGCCTTACGGCGTCGTCGCCAATCTGCTGGCGATGCCGGTGGTATCCGTTCTGGTGATGCCGGCGGGGCTGCTGGGACTCGCGGCGATGCCGTTCGGATTCGACGCCGTGTTCTGGCGGCTGATGGATGTCGGCATTCAATGGATGATCGTGGTGACGCAATGGGTCGCGGCGCTGCCTGGTGCGATCGGGCGGATGGCGGCGTTCGGCGCCGGGCCCTTGATTGCCGCGACTGCAGGAATCATCTTGCTCGGCCTGCTGCGCACCCCGCTGCGTTTTGCGGGTGTAGCTGTGGTTGTTGTTTCAGTCGCCTGGGCGCTGCTGGTCAGGCAGCCGGACGTTCTAATCGCAGGAGACGGCCACAGCGTCGCGGTGCGGGGCAGGGATGGCCAACTGCATTTGATGCGCAGCGCCAAGGATTCGTTTCTTCTGAAGGAGTGGCTCGCTGCGGATGCCGATGCGCGGCTGCCGACGGATACTTCCCTTTCAGATGGTGTGTCGTGTGACGAGACGGGCTGCGTGACGCAACTCGCCGATGGCGCGTTCGTCGCGCTGGCGTTGCGGCCTGATGCGTTCAGCGATGACTGCGCGCGGGCGGCGGTGATCGTCACGTCAAAACAGGCGCCGGGCGACTGCAAGGCGCTGGTGATCGACGCGGAAAAATTGCAAAAAATGGGTGCGATGGGCTTGCGGCGAACCGGTGACGGGTTTGTGGCGGAGGCAATCCGGCCTCGTGGCCTCGATCGGCCGTGGTCTCCCGCGGTTCCGGACGCGCCGGAGCCGGAAGCCGGCGTCGGACGATCGGCGATCAGCCGCCCAGTCGATGCGACGCCAACGGAGGCCGACGTTCAGGGAGATGAACAGTGA
- a CDS encoding glutaminyl-tRNA synthetase (product_source=KO:K01886; cath_funfam=2.40.240.10,3.40.50.620; cog=COG0008; ko=KO:K01886; pfam=PF00749,PF03950; superfamily=50715,52374; tigrfam=TIGR00440): MTDESVLDAGRDFIRDIVAADLASGKQTSVVTRFPPEPNGYLHLGHAKSICLNFGIAEEFGGHCNLRFDDTNPTKEEQEYIDAIQRDVRWLGFDWGTNLYFASDYFEQLYAWAQHLIRTGKAYVDDQSQEEIRLKRGTLTEPGQNSPFRDRPVEENLDLFTRMRAGEFPNGTRVLRAKIDMTSGNINLRDPVIYRILHAHHPRTGTAWSIYPSYDFAHGQSDAIEHVTHSICTLEFEDHRPLYDWCLENLPVPSRPHQYEFARLNMTYTLLSKRVLTELVRGGHVSGWDDPRMPTLTGLQRRGVPAEALREFVKRIGVAKANSTVDIGMFDFAVRETLNRTAARRMAVLRPLKVVIENYPEAQIEQLDAVNHPDDPSLGVRKIPFSRELYIEQDDFMEEPPKKFFRLSPGREVRLRYGYFITCREVIKNAAGEVIELRCSYDPETKGGNAPDGRKVKATIHWVSAAEAVPAEVRVYNLLFTAPQPDASNFAAQINPESLETLTGCMVEPALASDNSDAAVQFERQGYFCRDRDSAPGKLVFNRTVGLRDSYAKVSAAT, translated from the coding sequence ATGACAGACGAATCGGTATTGGACGCTGGCCGCGACTTCATCCGCGACATTGTCGCTGCGGATCTGGCTTCCGGAAAGCAGACGAGCGTGGTGACGCGCTTTCCGCCGGAGCCCAACGGCTACCTGCACCTCGGCCACGCCAAGTCGATCTGCCTGAATTTCGGCATCGCCGAGGAATTCGGCGGTCACTGCAATCTGCGCTTCGACGACACCAACCCGACCAAGGAAGAGCAGGAATACATCGATGCGATCCAGCGCGACGTGCGCTGGCTCGGCTTCGACTGGGGCACCAACCTGTATTTTGCGTCCGATTATTTCGAGCAGCTCTATGCCTGGGCGCAGCACCTGATCCGCACCGGCAAGGCCTATGTCGACGACCAGTCGCAGGAGGAGATCCGGCTGAAAAGGGGCACGCTGACCGAGCCCGGACAGAACAGCCCGTTCCGCGATCGCCCGGTCGAGGAGAATCTCGATCTGTTCACACGGATGCGCGCCGGCGAATTTCCGAACGGCACCCGCGTGCTGCGCGCCAAGATCGACATGACGTCGGGCAACATCAACCTGCGCGATCCCGTAATCTACCGCATCCTCCATGCGCATCACCCGCGCACCGGAACGGCTTGGAGCATCTACCCCAGCTACGATTTCGCCCACGGCCAGTCGGACGCCATCGAACACGTCACCCACTCGATCTGCACATTGGAATTCGAGGATCACCGGCCGCTGTACGACTGGTGCCTGGAAAACCTGCCGGTGCCGTCGCGGCCGCATCAGTATGAGTTCGCGCGGCTCAACATGACCTATACGCTGCTGTCGAAGCGCGTGCTCACCGAACTGGTGCGCGGTGGCCATGTCTCCGGCTGGGACGATCCGCGGATGCCGACGTTGACGGGCCTGCAGCGGCGCGGCGTGCCGGCCGAGGCACTGCGCGAATTCGTTAAAAGGATCGGCGTCGCCAAGGCCAACAGCACCGTCGACATCGGCATGTTCGATTTCGCGGTGCGCGAGACGCTGAACCGGACCGCGGCGCGCCGCATGGCGGTGCTGCGGCCGTTGAAAGTGGTGATCGAGAACTATCCGGAAGCGCAGATCGAACAGCTCGACGCTGTCAACCATCCCGACGATCCATCGCTCGGCGTGCGCAAGATTCCGTTCAGCCGCGAACTCTACATCGAGCAGGACGACTTCATGGAAGAGCCGCCGAAGAAATTCTTCCGGCTGTCGCCGGGGCGCGAGGTGCGGCTGCGCTACGGTTATTTCATCACCTGCCGCGAGGTGATCAAGAATGCCGCCGGCGAGGTGATCGAACTGCGCTGCAGCTACGATCCGGAAACCAAAGGCGGCAACGCGCCCGATGGCCGCAAGGTCAAGGCGACGATTCACTGGGTCAGCGCGGCCGAGGCCGTGCCGGCGGAGGTGCGAGTCTACAACCTTCTGTTCACGGCGCCGCAGCCGGACGCCTCCAATTTCGCGGCGCAGATCAATCCGGAATCGCTGGAAACGCTGACCGGTTGCATGGTCGAGCCGGCGCTGGCGAGCGACAATTCTGACGCTGCCGTGCAGTTTGAGCGCCAGGGTTACTTCTGCCGTGACCGCGATTCCGCGCCGGGCAAGCTGGTCTTCAACCGCACCGTCGGGCTGCGCGACAGCTACGCCAAGGTGTCGGCGGCAACCTAG
- a CDS encoding glutamyl-tRNA synthetase (product_source=KO:K01885; cath_funfam=1.10.10.350,1.10.8.70,3.40.50.620; cog=COG0008; ko=KO:K01885; pfam=PF00749,PF19269; superfamily=48163,52374; tigrfam=TIGR00464) has translation MTDPIVTRFAPSPTGFLHIGGARTALFNWLYARGRGGKMLLRIEDTDRERSTEPAIGAILDGLKWLGIDWDGDTVYQFARAERHREVAEQLLAEGKAYYCYASADELKEMREKARAEGKSKLYDGRWRERAASEAPSGIKPTIRLKAPLDGETVIEDQVQGRVVWKNENLDDLVLLRGDGNPTYMLAVVVDDHDMGVTHVIRGDDHLINAARQKQIYEALGWAIPSMSHIPLIHGPDGSKLSKRHGALGVDAYRAMGYVPEALRNYLVRLGWSHGDQEIFSTEEMIKDFDLPAIGRSAARFDFAKLENLNGHYIRHADDQSLVTMFEDVLSYVPNGGDVKAKLNDTTRAQLRQAMPQLKERAKTLIELIDSSYFIFADRPLVMEPKAAALLTPETRILIGKLRTALEAVTEWSAATTEAATRAFAEETGVKLGAVAQPLRVALTGKTTSPGIFDVLAVLGRQECLARLADQASV, from the coding sequence ATGACCGACCCCATCGTTACCCGCTTTGCGCCGTCCCCGACCGGATTTCTCCACATCGGCGGCGCCCGCACCGCTCTGTTCAACTGGCTGTATGCGCGCGGCCGCGGCGGCAAGATGCTGCTGCGGATCGAGGACACCGATCGCGAGCGCTCCACCGAACCGGCCATCGGCGCCATCCTGGACGGGCTGAAGTGGCTGGGCATCGATTGGGACGGCGACACCGTCTATCAATTTGCCCGGGCCGAGCGGCACCGTGAAGTCGCCGAGCAACTGCTCGCTGAGGGTAAGGCTTATTACTGTTACGCCAGCGCCGACGAGCTGAAGGAGATGCGCGAAAAGGCGCGCGCCGAAGGCAAGTCGAAGCTTTACGATGGCCGCTGGCGCGAGCGCGCGGCCTCGGAGGCGCCTTCCGGCATCAAGCCGACGATCCGTCTCAAGGCACCGCTGGATGGCGAGACCGTGATCGAGGATCAGGTCCAGGGCCGCGTGGTCTGGAAGAACGAAAACCTCGACGATCTCGTGCTGCTTCGTGGCGATGGCAACCCGACCTACATGCTCGCCGTGGTGGTCGACGACCACGACATGGGCGTGACCCACGTCATCCGCGGCGACGACCATCTGATCAACGCCGCGCGCCAGAAGCAGATCTACGAAGCGCTTGGCTGGGCGATTCCGAGCATGTCGCACATTCCGCTGATCCATGGGCCGGACGGCTCAAAACTGTCGAAGCGCCACGGCGCGCTCGGCGTTGATGCCTACCGCGCCATGGGCTACGTGCCGGAAGCATTGCGCAATTACCTCGTCAGGCTCGGCTGGAGCCATGGCGACCAGGAAATCTTCTCGACCGAGGAGATGATCAAGGACTTCGATCTGCCCGCCATCGGGCGTTCGGCCGCGCGGTTCGATTTCGCCAAGCTGGAAAACCTCAACGGTCACTACATCCGCCACGCCGACGATCAATCTCTTGTGACCATGTTCGAGGACGTGCTGAGCTACGTACCCAACGGCGGCGACGTGAAGGCCAAGCTCAACGACACCACGCGCGCCCAGTTGCGGCAGGCGATGCCTCAGTTGAAGGAGCGCGCCAAGACTCTGATCGAGCTGATCGACAGTTCGTACTTCATCTTCGCCGATCGGCCACTGGTGATGGAGCCAAAGGCGGCTGCGCTGCTGACGCCGGAAACCCGTATCCTGATCGGCAAATTGCGCACCGCACTGGAAGCTGTCACGGAGTGGAGCGCTGCGACCACAGAAGCCGCCACCCGCGCCTTCGCCGAGGAGACCGGCGTCAAGCTCGGCGCGGTGGCGCAGCCGCTGCGGGTGGCGTTGACCGGCAAGACCACCTCCCCCGGAATCTTCGACGTTCTGGCGGTATTGGGGCGGCAGGAATGCCTTGCCCGGCTCGCGGATCAGGCATCCGTTTAG
- a CDS encoding citrate synthase (product_source=KO:K01647; cath_funfam=1.10.580.10; cog=COG0372; ko=KO:K01647; pfam=PF00285; superfamily=48256; tigrfam=TIGR01798), which translates to MDAKIKSKSATLTVDGKSFDFPILSGTIGPDVIDIGKLYAQAGMFTYDPGFTSTGSCQSKITYIDGDAGILEYRGYPIEQLAEKGDFLETCYLLLYGELPSKAQKLDFDTRITNHTMVHDQMSRFFQGFRRDAHPMAVMVASVGALAAFYHDSTDINDPQQRMIASIRMIAKIPTLAAMAYKYTIGQPFVYPKNALGFAANFLNMCFAVPCEDYKINPVLAKALDKIFILHADHEQNASTSTVRIAGSSGANPFACIAAGIACLWGPAHGGANEAALAMLAEIGTVDKIPDFIKKVKDKNSSVRLMGFGHRVYKNYDPRAKIMQQTCHEVLAETGHGGDEMLAVAMELEKIALSDEYFIERKLYPNVDFYSGITLKAMGFPTSMFTVLFAVARTVGWISQWSEMIEDPQQKIGRPRQLYTGAERRDYVDIAKR; encoded by the coding sequence ATGGACGCAAAAATAAAGTCTAAATCCGCAACGCTGACAGTTGATGGCAAGAGTTTCGACTTCCCGATCTTGAGCGGGACGATTGGCCCCGATGTGATCGACATCGGCAAACTCTATGCCCAGGCCGGGATGTTCACTTACGACCCCGGCTTTACCTCGACCGGCAGCTGCCAGTCCAAGATCACCTACATCGACGGCGACGCCGGTATCCTCGAATACCGCGGGTACCCCATCGAACAGCTCGCCGAGAAGGGCGACTTTCTCGAGACCTGTTACCTGCTGCTATACGGCGAACTGCCGAGCAAGGCGCAAAAGCTCGACTTTGATACGCGCATCACGAACCACACCATGGTTCATGACCAGATGTCCCGCTTCTTCCAGGGCTTCCGCCGCGACGCGCATCCCATGGCGGTGATGGTGGCTTCGGTCGGCGCGCTTGCCGCCTTCTACCACGACTCCACCGACATCAACGATCCCCAGCAGCGCATGATCGCGTCGATCCGGATGATCGCCAAGATCCCGACGCTGGCCGCGATGGCCTATAAATACACCATCGGCCAGCCGTTCGTGTATCCGAAGAACGCGCTCGGTTTCGCCGCGAACTTCCTCAACATGTGCTTCGCCGTGCCCTGCGAGGACTACAAGATCAACCCGGTGCTGGCCAAGGCGCTCGACAAGATCTTCATCCTGCATGCCGATCACGAACAGAACGCTTCGACCTCGACGGTGCGTATCGCCGGCTCGTCCGGCGCCAACCCGTTCGCCTGCATCGCCGCCGGCATCGCCTGCCTGTGGGGACCTGCGCATGGCGGCGCCAACGAAGCGGCCTTGGCGATGCTTGCCGAAATCGGCACGGTCGACAAGATTCCGGACTTCATCAAGAAGGTGAAGGACAAGAACTCGAGCGTCCGGCTGATGGGCTTCGGTCACCGCGTCTACAAGAACTACGATCCGCGCGCCAAGATCATGCAGCAGACCTGCCACGAAGTGCTGGCCGAGACCGGCCACGGCGGCGACGAGATGCTCGCGGTCGCGATGGAGCTGGAGAAGATCGCGCTGAGCGACGAATACTTCATCGAGCGCAAGCTGTACCCGAACGTCGATTTCTATTCGGGCATCACGCTGAAGGCGATGGGCTTCCCGACCTCGATGTTCACCGTCCTGTTCGCCGTCGCCCGCACCGTCGGCTGGATCAGCCAGTGGAGCGAGATGATCGAGGACCCGCAGCAGAAGATCGGCCGCCCGCGCCAGCTCTACACCGGCGCAGAGCGTCGCGATTACGTCGATATCGCCAAGCGCTGA
- a CDS encoding Lrp/AsnC family transcriptional regulator (product_source=KO:K05800; cath_funfam=1.10.10.10,3.30.70.920; cog=COG1522; ko=KO:K05800; pfam=PF01037,PF13404; smart=SM00344; superfamily=46785,54909) — MDAIDRRILDILQNDASVAVATIAEKVGLSTAPCWRRIKRLDEDGVITRRVALLNRRKVNVPMTVFVSVKAPRHEADWLQAFRRVIADIPEIVEAWRLTGETDYLLRIVVPDVETYDAVYQRMIKRLEFSDINSSIAMEEMKFTTAIPTSYMELKSPA, encoded by the coding sequence GTGGATGCCATCGATCGCCGCATTCTCGATATCCTGCAGAACGACGCCTCGGTGGCGGTAGCCACCATCGCCGAAAAGGTCGGCCTGAGCACCGCGCCGTGCTGGCGCCGGATCAAGCGGCTCGACGAGGACGGTGTCATCACCCGGCGGGTGGCGCTGCTGAACCGCCGCAAGGTCAACGTGCCGATGACGGTGTTCGTGTCGGTGAAGGCGCCGCGCCATGAAGCCGACTGGCTTCAGGCGTTCCGGCGGGTGATCGCCGATATTCCGGAGATCGTGGAAGCCTGGCGGCTGACCGGCGAGACCGATTATCTGCTGCGCATCGTGGTGCCCGACGTGGAGACCTATGACGCGGTCTACCAGCGCATGATCAAGCGGCTGGAATTTTCCGACATCAATTCCTCGATCGCCATGGAAGAGATGAAGTTCACCACGGCGATTCCGACCAGCTACATGGAGCTGAAGTCGCCGGCCTGA
- a CDS encoding aspartate racemase (product_source=KO:K01779; cath_funfam=3.40.50.1860; cog=COG1794; ko=KO:K01779; pfam=PF01177; superfamily=53681; tigrfam=TIGR00035): MRTIGLLGGMSWESTAVYYRRINETVRNSLGGLHSAEVILHSVNFEAIVALQKAGDWDQAGAVLAQIARNLEAAGADCVLICTNTMHKLADTVQSAISVPLLHITDMTGQAVRAAGCRRPLLLATRYTMEQDFYLSKLRETHDLSPMVPNTEDRTAVHDIIFSELCCGVVREASRQRYLEVIATAKAAGADSVILGCTEIGLLIGAEHFDLPAFDSTLIHADAAVAFALDRHDAPRRSAA; this comes from the coding sequence ATGCGAACGATCGGACTATTGGGCGGGATGAGCTGGGAAAGCACCGCGGTGTATTACCGACGGATCAATGAGACCGTCCGCAACAGCCTGGGTGGCCTGCATTCGGCCGAAGTGATCCTGCACTCGGTCAACTTCGAAGCCATTGTGGCGCTTCAGAAAGCCGGCGACTGGGATCAGGCCGGCGCCGTGCTGGCACAGATCGCGCGCAATCTGGAAGCCGCCGGCGCCGATTGTGTCCTGATTTGCACCAACACCATGCACAAGCTGGCCGATACCGTGCAAAGCGCGATCTCGGTGCCGCTGCTGCACATCACCGACATGACCGGACAGGCCGTTCGGGCCGCAGGCTGTCGCCGGCCGCTGCTGCTCGCCACCCGCTATACGATGGAGCAGGACTTCTACCTCTCGAAGCTGCGCGAAACGCACGATCTTTCGCCTATGGTGCCGAACACCGAGGACAGGACCGCTGTGCACGACATCATCTTCAGTGAATTGTGCTGCGGCGTCGTCCGCGAGGCGTCGCGACAGCGCTATCTCGAGGTGATCGCGACGGCCAAGGCGGCCGGGGCCGACAGCGTCATCCTTGGCTGCACCGAGATCGGCCTGCTGATCGGCGCTGAACATTTCGATTTGCCGGCATTCGACTCGACGCTGATCCATGCCGACGCGGCGGTTGCCTTTGCGCTGGACAGACACGACGCGCCACGGCGTAGTGCAGCGTGA